Proteins encoded together in one Pectinophora gossypiella chromosome 20, ilPecGoss1.1, whole genome shotgun sequence window:
- the LOC126375898 gene encoding SWI/SNF-related matrix-associated actin-dependent regulator of chromatin subfamily B member 1-A isoform X1, with translation MALRTYGDKPISFQIEEGGEFYCVGSEVGNYLRLFRGSLYKKYPGMVRRTLTNEERKRLVDNGLGAHVLSSSVSLLKASEVEDIIEGNDEKYKAAAVSQELATPRESKSKKPHNPAWMPVMPNSSHLDAVPQATPISRTRVHNKKVRTFPLCFDDTDMTAMLENSSQKQILVPIRLDMEIEGQKLRDTFTWNKNESIITPEQFAEVLCDDLELNTSTFIPAIASSIRQQIEAFPSEPPAILEEQSDQRVVIKLNIHVGNTSLVDQVEWDMSEKENNPEQFAMKLCAELGLGGEFVTGIAYSVRGQLGWHQRTYAFSEAPLPIIETPYRQSSDAEQWAPFLETLTDAEMEKKIRDQDRNTRRMRRLANTTPDVSLGRAVNRLIRADEALFATTPEKRRKKI, from the exons ATGGCATTAAGAACGTACGGCGATAAGCCGATTAGTTTCCAAATTGAAGAAGGTGGAGAGTTTTATTGTGTCGGTTCAGAG GTCGGCAACTACCTACGGTTATTCCGTGGGTCTCTTTACAAGAAGTACCCTGGCATGGTCAGGAGGACTTTGACCAACGAGGAAAGGAAACGCTTGGTTGACAATGGACTTGGTGCTCATGTGTTGTCCAGCTCAGTGTCTTTGCTCAAGGCTTCCGAAGTCGAGGATATCATTGAAGGAAATGATGAAAA ATACAAAGCAGCAGCAGTCAGTCAAGAACTGGCAACACCAAGGGAGAGCAAGAGCAAGAAGCCTCACAACCCCGCCTGGATGCCTGTCATGCCCAACTCCTCACACCTGGACGCTGTGCCTCAAGCCACGCCCATTAGCAGGACTAGGGTGCATAATAAGAAG GTGCGAACATTCCCGCTGTGCTTTGACGACACAGACATGACAGCCATGCTGGAGAACTCCTCTCAGAAGCAGATTCTGGTGCCCATCCGCCTGGACATGGAGATTGAAGGACAGAAGCTCAGGGACACATTCACATGGAATAAGAATG AGTCAATAATAACACCGGAACAGTTTGCCGAGGTGCTCTGTGATGACCTAGAATTGAACACAAGCACATTCATACCGGCCATAGCATCGTCCATCAGACAGCAGATAGAGGCATTCCCGAGTGAGCCACCGGCCATACTGGAGGAGCAGTCTGACCAGAGAGTTGTCATCAAGCTCAATATACATGTTGGGAATACTTCTCTTGTTGATCAG GTTGAGTGGGACATGTCAGAGAAAGAAAACAACCCAGAACAATTTGCTATGAAGCTGTGTGCCGAACTAGGCCTGGGCGGCGAGTTCGTGACCGGCATAGCGTACAGTGTGCGCGGGCAACTGGGCTGGCACCAGCGGACCTACGCTTTCAGTGAGGCGCCGTTGCCTATTATAGag ACTCCCTACCGCCAGTCGTCGGACGCCGAGCAATGGGCGCCGTTCCTGGAGACGCTGACCGACGCCGAAATGGAGAAGAAGATCCGCGATCAGGACCGCAACACGCGCCGCATGCGCCGCCTCGCCAACACCACGCCCG ATGTGTCGTTGGGCCGCGCGGTGAACCGCCTCATCAGAGCAGACGAAGCCTTATTCGCCACCACCCCGGAAAAAAGGAGGAAAAAGATTTAA
- the LOC126375898 gene encoding SWI/SNF-related matrix-associated actin-dependent regulator of chromatin subfamily B member 1-A isoform X2, producing MALRTYGDKPISFQIEEGGEFYCVGSEVGNYLRLFRGSLYKKYPGMVRRTLTNEERKRLVDNGLGAHVLSSSVSLLKASEVEDIIEGNDEKYKAAAVSQELATPRESKSKKPHNPAWMPVMPNSSHLDAVPQATPISRTRVHNKKVRTFPLCFDDTDMTAMLENSSQKQILVPIRLDMEIEGQKLRDTFTWNKNESIITPEQFAEVLCDDLELNTSTFIPAIASSIRQQIEAFPSEPPAILEEQSDQRVVIKLNIHVGNTSLVDQVEWDMSEKENNPEQFAMKLCAELGLGGEFVTGIAYSVRGQLGWHQRTYAFSEAPLPIIETPYRQSSDAEQWAPFLETLTDAEMEKKIRDQDRNTRRMRRLANTTPGW from the exons ATGGCATTAAGAACGTACGGCGATAAGCCGATTAGTTTCCAAATTGAAGAAGGTGGAGAGTTTTATTGTGTCGGTTCAGAG GTCGGCAACTACCTACGGTTATTCCGTGGGTCTCTTTACAAGAAGTACCCTGGCATGGTCAGGAGGACTTTGACCAACGAGGAAAGGAAACGCTTGGTTGACAATGGACTTGGTGCTCATGTGTTGTCCAGCTCAGTGTCTTTGCTCAAGGCTTCCGAAGTCGAGGATATCATTGAAGGAAATGATGAAAA ATACAAAGCAGCAGCAGTCAGTCAAGAACTGGCAACACCAAGGGAGAGCAAGAGCAAGAAGCCTCACAACCCCGCCTGGATGCCTGTCATGCCCAACTCCTCACACCTGGACGCTGTGCCTCAAGCCACGCCCATTAGCAGGACTAGGGTGCATAATAAGAAG GTGCGAACATTCCCGCTGTGCTTTGACGACACAGACATGACAGCCATGCTGGAGAACTCCTCTCAGAAGCAGATTCTGGTGCCCATCCGCCTGGACATGGAGATTGAAGGACAGAAGCTCAGGGACACATTCACATGGAATAAGAATG AGTCAATAATAACACCGGAACAGTTTGCCGAGGTGCTCTGTGATGACCTAGAATTGAACACAAGCACATTCATACCGGCCATAGCATCGTCCATCAGACAGCAGATAGAGGCATTCCCGAGTGAGCCACCGGCCATACTGGAGGAGCAGTCTGACCAGAGAGTTGTCATCAAGCTCAATATACATGTTGGGAATACTTCTCTTGTTGATCAG GTTGAGTGGGACATGTCAGAGAAAGAAAACAACCCAGAACAATTTGCTATGAAGCTGTGTGCCGAACTAGGCCTGGGCGGCGAGTTCGTGACCGGCATAGCGTACAGTGTGCGCGGGCAACTGGGCTGGCACCAGCGGACCTACGCTTTCAGTGAGGCGCCGTTGCCTATTATAGag ACTCCCTACCGCCAGTCGTCGGACGCCGAGCAATGGGCGCCGTTCCTGGAGACGCTGACCGACGCCGAAATGGAGAAGAAGATCCGCGATCAGGACCGCAACACGCGCCGCATGCGCCGCCTCGCCAACACCACGCCCGGTTGGTAA
- the LOC126375903 gene encoding DNA-directed RNA polymerase III subunit RPC4-like translates to MSNPEENASRTKSAAIDPMARLATFKPPRDYTLGGPKPNKKIFTPNLNVSRNKSKGLSTTKEQKKEDKSKRDRKNDRNGNLWNKNIVKSDGVFSEGMGSAARHSFRGSQSRNAESATSVLKKPTIRVKDVIKIDKELEEQKIKAAVSRGTLPNDDSENFKDVFDKNAPVKLPMEITIHSYKPGKANKHVTIKTEPEEPAIQNETKPMPSIKKEVYEDTNLVDLLNSTEPKLLLVQLPDTLPGRSAETEESSSDRKPNEQQCPPAKPDEESKPENKCNLKQLEEGKIGKLLVHRSGKVTLMLGNTSFEVSLGTKPAFHQEVVSMAADEASRSASIVSLGPVQHKLNIVPDWETMFANVP, encoded by the coding sequence ATGTCGAATCCAGAAGAAAATGCATCTAGAACTAAAAGCGCGGCTATTGATCCGATGGCGCGACTCGCCACATTCAAGCCGCCCCGAGACTACACTTTGGGTGGACCAAAACCCAACAAAAAGATATTCACGCCTAATTTAAATGTATCTAGGAATAAAAGCAAAGGATTGTCAACAACTAAAGAGCAGAAGAAGGAAGATAAAAGTAAGAGGGACCGCAAAAATGACCGAAACGGCAACCTATGGAACAAAAACATAGTCAAGTCTGATGGTGTATTTTCTGAAGGTATGGGGAGCGCAGCGCGCCATTCATTTCGAGGCTCCCAGTCCAGAAATGCAGAATCTGCCACATCTGTTCTAAAAAAGCCCACAATACGAGTCAAAGATGTCATTAAAATCGATAAAGAATTGgaagaacagaaaataaaagcaGCCGTGTCCCGTGGAACTCTACCTAATGATGACAGTGAAAACTTCAAGGATGTTTTCGATAAAAATGCACCAGTCAAATTACCAATGGAAATCACCATCCATTCCTACAAACCGGGTAAGGCAAACAAACATGTCACCATTAAGACCGAACCAGAGGAACCAGCCATTCAAAATGAGACAAAGCCAATGCCATCCATCAAGAAAGAAGTGTACGAAGACACCAATTTAGTGGATCTTCTGAACAGTACAGAACCCAAACTCCTTCTGGTGCAGCTCCCAGATACACTGCCTGGACGCAGTGCTGAAACCGAAGAGAGTTCCTCAGATCGCAAACCTAATGAGCAACAGTGTCCACCAGCCAAGCCCGATGAAGAATCAAAACCCGAAAACAAGTGTAATTTGAAGCAGCTTGAAGAAGGTAAAATCGGCAAGTTATTGGTACACCGTTCTGGAAAAGTCACCCTCATGCTTGGAAATACCAGTTTTGAAGTAAGCTTGGGAACGAAACCAGCATTCCATCAGGAAGTTGTTTCAATGGCTGCGGATGAAGCGTCCCGTTCTGCCAGTATTGTATCCCTGGGTCCTGTGCAACACAAACTAAACATTGTTCCGGATTGGGAGACCATGTTTGCCAATGTACCGTAG